The nucleotide window ATGGGATAAGCGCCCATGGTGCGCTCGGACATGATCGGCTCCATGCCGACCGCCCGAATGGCTTGCTCCGCGGCGTCGCGCTCGGCCTTCATGTCGTAAATGGTGGAGCTAACGAAGACTTTGATGGAGGACATAATTGCCCCTTTCCCGATTGAGCTTTTAGTCCAAAAGCTCAAGAAATTCTTCTATAGTGAGTTCTGCCTGTTCGATAATACTGAACACCGTGCCCTTCTTCAAGTCCCGAGAGTGAAAGGTAACCGTAACGCGCAGATGATCTTTTTTGAATATTTTGTGACTTCCCTTCTGTCGGTGTACGATAAAACCAGTTTTTTAAAGCGCCCGAATCACATCTTGGTTTTTAGCCACGGCAGTTTGGGCATAGGTTGCCTCAATTTCAACGATCAGATGATTTTCTTCTGGGATGGAAAGCCCATCCGCTTGCAGGCTCTCCAGGTACAGGGCGATCGCCTCTTTAATATTTGCCAGCGCTTCGTCGTAGGTATCACCTTCTGAGATGCATCCTGGCAATGCAGGAACAGTCACGGTATAGCCACCTTCTTCCTGGGGAGCAAAGATGACTTTATAATATTTTT belongs to candidate division KSB1 bacterium and includes:
- a CDS encoding type II toxin-antitoxin system HicA family toxin; translated protein: MVHRQKGSHKIFKKDHLRVTVTFHSRDLKKGTVFSIIEQAELTIEEFLELLD
- a CDS encoding type II toxin-antitoxin system HicB family antitoxin produces the protein MAKKYYKVIFAPQEEGGYTVTVPALPGCISEGDTYDEALANIKEAIALYLESLQADGLSIPEENHLIVEIEATYAQTAVAKNQDVIRAL